Part of the uncultured Cohaesibacter sp. genome is shown below.
GTCTTCCATCGCCTTCACCTCGATCGCCCGAGGCAACGTGCCCGGTGCGATCTGCGCTGCGTCGCTATCCAACATCATTGGTGTGATCCTCACACCTCTGCTGGTCGGCGTATTGCTCTCGGTGTCGGGCAAGGCCGGCTTCGACTTTTCTGCCGTGTGGAAGATCCTGTTGCAGCTGTTCCTGCCCTTCGTGCTCGGCCAGCTATGCCAGCCCTGGATTGGCAACTGGATACGAGCACGCAAGAAGATGCTCAATCCGGTTGATCGGGGATCGATCCTGATGGTGGTCTATTCCGCCTTCAGCGCCGCCGTCATCAACGGTATCTGGCATGACTTCTCACTCGCCGACATCCTGCTGGTTGCCCTCGTCAACGGCGTCATTCTGGCTTTTGTGCTCTTCATGACCATGCAGGGAAGTCGCCTTCTGGGATTCTCGCGCGAGGACGAGATAACGATCATCTTTTGCGGCTCCAAGAAAAGTCTGGCCAGTGGCGTTCCCATGGCCAGCGCGATCTTTTCGCCAGCGGCGGTCGGGGCCATTGTTCTTCCGATCATGCTGTTTCACCAGATGCAGCTCCTCGCCTGTTCTGTCATCGCCCAGCACTACGCCCGCCGGGATGAGGAAAAGGCCGCAAGTACCGCGTTGGAAGACGGCATGCAGAAGCTGGAACACAGCTGAACAGCTCCCCAAAAGCAAAATTTCCCAGCGCCATTCCCTCGATCTGACAGCGGCAATCCTGCGTCAGATCGGGTTTGCCGGCCGGTTGGTCGGTGAAAAGCCACATAAGGGGATCGACCTGCGAAAAGTGCGAGCCGTTCCGCCGAGCGTCGGCAAGCGGTCGCTACCATCAAGTGTGTGCGGCCCAAGATGAGCGTTGCCCAATCCACCACTTTGTGACATCG
Proteins encoded:
- a CDS encoding bile acid:sodium symporter family protein codes for the protein MSRIRLEPFTIALVCTVLLASLLPAHGAFAHWFGIATNLAIALLFFMHGARLSWSTVLAGILHWRLQLVIFVSTFALFPLIGIVVGHILTPLLPHDLILGIIYVCLLPSTVQSSIAFTSIARGNVPGAICAASLSNIIGVILTPLLVGVLLSVSGKAGFDFSAVWKILLQLFLPFVLGQLCQPWIGNWIRARKKMLNPVDRGSILMVVYSAFSAAVINGIWHDFSLADILLVALVNGVILAFVLFMTMQGSRLLGFSREDEITIIFCGSKKSLASGVPMASAIFSPAAVGAIVLPIMLFHQMQLLACSVIAQHYARRDEEKAASTALEDGMQKLEHS